A genomic segment from Nitratiruptor sp. YY08-10 encodes:
- a CDS encoding O-acetyl-ADP-ribose deacetylase translates to MSIRIIQGDITKLTVDAIVNAANPSLLGGGGVDGAIHRAAGPKLLEECKTLGGANPGQAKITHGYNLPAKWVIHTPGPVWRGGTHNEASILHRCYENSLCIARSYELYSIAFPSISTGVYGYPIEKASQIALSTIDWFLKECAYYEMEVLCVLHNAHDYNVYIQTAKELEINYEV, encoded by the coding sequence GTGTCAATAAGAATTATCCAAGGCGATATCACCAAACTTACAGTAGATGCTATCGTCAATGCCGCCAATCCGTCGCTTCTTGGAGGAGGGGGCGTTGATGGAGCGATTCATAGAGCAGCGGGACCAAAACTTTTGGAAGAATGCAAAACGTTAGGCGGTGCAAATCCAGGGCAGGCAAAAATCACCCACGGCTACAACTTGCCAGCCAAATGGGTGATCCACACACCGGGTCCTGTCTGGCGTGGAGGCACACATAATGAAGCTTCTATTTTGCATCGCTGCTACGAAAACTCCTTATGTATAGCCAGAAGCTATGAACTATACTCTATCGCCTTTCCATCTATTAGTACCGGCGTTTATGGGTATCCCATCGAAAAAGCGAGTCAAATAGCACTCTCTACCATTGATTGGTTCTTGAAAGAGTGTGCTTACTACGAAATGGAAGTTCTATGCGTGCTACATAACGCACACGATTACAATGTATATATCCAAACGGCAAAAGAGTTGGAAATCAACTATGAAGTGTAA
- the msrB gene encoding peptide-methionine (R)-S-oxide reductase MsrB, with protein sequence MYISKRQKSWKSTMKCKEKLTPFEYHVMFERGTEPAFTSPLYSEKREGFYLCKCCETPLFSSQAKFDSGTGWPSFYEPIAPDVVEESTDTSHGMIRTEVHCAKCKAHLGHVFEDGPPPTGLRFCINGVCLKFIPNA encoded by the coding sequence ATGTATATATCCAAACGGCAAAAGAGTTGGAAATCAACTATGAAGTGTAAAGAGAAGCTCACACCTTTTGAATATCACGTGATGTTCGAGCGTGGAACAGAGCCAGCTTTTACAAGTCCTTTGTACAGCGAAAAAAGAGAAGGGTTCTATCTATGTAAATGTTGCGAGACGCCTCTTTTTTCCTCACAAGCAAAGTTCGATTCAGGAACTGGGTGGCCAAGCTTTTATGAACCCATTGCACCTGACGTGGTAGAAGAATCTACTGATACGAGTCACGGAATGATTCGAACAGAAGTGCATTGTGCCAAATGCAAAGCACACCTGGGACACGTTTTTGAAGATGGTCCCCCTCCGACGGGCTTGCGCTTCTGTATCAACGGAGTCTGTCTGAAATTCATCCCAAATGCGTAA